In a genomic window of Echeneis naucrates chromosome 4, fEcheNa1.1, whole genome shotgun sequence:
- the si:ch73-60h1.1 gene encoding calcium/calmodulin-dependent protein kinase type IV has product MPTSRPGSEPVEFWVEGSRRDGTVEELYTLSSELGRGATSVVYRCEEKQTQKPFAVKVLKKTIDKKIVRTEIGVLLRLSHPNIIQLKEIFETDTDISLVLELVTGGELFDRIVERGYYSERDAAHVIKQILEAVAYLHENGVVHRDLKPENLLYADLSLDAPLKIADFGLSKIIDDQVTMKTVCGTPGYCAPEILRGNAYGPEVDMWSVGVILYILLCGFEPFFDPRGDQYMYSRILNCDYEFVSPWWDEVSVNAKDLVSKLIVLDPHKRLSVREALQHPWVLGKAARFSHMDTTQRKLQEFNARRKLKAAMKAVVATSRMHEGSRRRTDSCEIPNSGASRQSSMQQDPPPKSTGPARTDKEAPPPDEQDRESKPAVQSAISPSPPRSPKPPRPDIPPPGPAPTRPPLRADGLRQASVAPKTILVHPRLPQKSCSVVEPPSRVETVSKLDTPPSPNSLSNGFLPGAEPASKSAHCQ; this is encoded by the exons ATGCCGACGTCCCGGCCCGGTTCCGAGCCGGTGGAGTTCTGGGTGGAGGGGTCAAGGCGGGATGGGACGGTGGAGGAGCTCTACACTCTGAGCTCCGAACTGGGCAG AGGAGCGACGTCTGTTGTGTATCGCTGTGAAGAGAAACAGACCCAGAAACCCTTCGCTGTCAAAGTCCTCAAGAAAACG atTGACAAGAAAATAGTTCGTACTGAAATTGGTGTGCTGCTGCGTCTTTCCCATCCAAACATT ATCCAGCTGAAGGAGATCTTTGAGACGGACACTGACATCTCTCTGGTGCTGGAGTTGGTGACTGGGGGAGAGCTGTTTGACAG GATTGTGGAGCGAGGGTACTACAGTGAAAGAGACGCCGCTCACGTCATCAAACAGATCCTGGAAGCTGTGGCG tatcTACACGAGAATGGGGTTGTGCACCGTGACCTCAAACCGGAGAACCTGCTGTATGCCGACCTGTCTCTGGACGCTCCGCTAAAGATTG CTGACTTTGGACTCTCCAAGATCATCGATGACCAGGTGACCATGAAGACTGTCTGTGGGACTCCAGGTTACTGTG ctccTGAGATCCTGAGGGGAAACGCCTACGGCCCCGAGGTTGACATGTGGTCAGTGGGCGTCATCCTCTACATCCT ACTCTGTGGTTTCGAGCCCTTCTTTGACCCACGTGGGGACCAGTACATGTACAGCCGGATCCTGAACTGTGACTATGAGTTTGTGTCTCCGTGGTGGGATGAGGTTTCCGTAAACGCCAAGGACCTG GTTAGTAAGCTGATTGTCCTGGATCCTCACAAGCGCCTGAGTGTCCGAGAGGCCCTGCAGCATCCATGGGTTCTGGGTAAAGCTGCCCGCTTCTCCCACATGGACACCACGCAGAGGAAACTGCAGGAGTTCAATGCTCGACGAAAACTCAAG GCTGCCATGAAGGCCGTTGTCGCCACCAGTCGAATGCACGAGGGCTCACGGCGTCGTACTGACAGCTGTGAGATCCCAAACTCAGGAGCTTCCAGACAGAGCAGTATGCAGCAGGACCCACCTCCTAAGTCCACAGGCCCCGCCCGCACAGACAAGGAGGCCCCACCCCCAGATGAACAGGACAGAGAATCAAAGCCTGCTGTGCAAAGTGCCATcagcccctcccctccccgCAGCCCTAAACCACCCCGTCCTGACATCCCACCCCCAGGACCCGCACCCACTAGGCCGCCGCTGAGAGCTGATGGACTGCGTCAGGCTTCTGTCGCCCCCAAAACCATACTGGTCCACCCCCGGTTGCCGCAGAAAAGCTGTTCTGTGGTTGAACCCCCCTCAAGAGTTGAGACTGTGTCCAAACTGGACACACCCCCAAGTCCCAACAGCCTTAGCAATGGCTTCTTGCCGGGGGCAGAGCCTGCCAGTAAGAGTGCCCACTGCCAGTGA
- the LOC115042636 gene encoding uncharacterized protein LOC115042636 isoform X1, producing the protein MAASSKSSQKAKNVVICLLTLWSLISLIIIVVWATSPDWKGAAQCNAELRDAKEKLVGSRSMWEQNKKALEEKVEKERNEVERRAAEILLLLGHLNATNTSLVDCRQEVVVLNGNVSIMQQKVEQLQQTEANLTAQLSQQEELIASLQNNVTQSFYQTEACRKMQDAAQSNMMAAQSQTRACEVEQQHLNRQLLKCKSLTPEMPQEKTAAPSSHCIPPKTGSAPPPLASLPAVLLLICGALHLIT; encoded by the exons ATGGCGGCGTCTTCAAAGTCCTCCCAGAAGGCCAAGAATGTGGTGATCTGTCTGCTGACCCTCTGGTCCCTCATCTCTCTCATCATCATCGTAGTGTGGGCAACGTCTCCAGACTGGAAGGGCGCAGCCCAGTGTAATGCTGAACTGAGGGATGCGAAAGAGAAGCTGGTGGGCTCCAGGTCCATGTGGGAACAGAATAAGAAGGccctggaggagaaggtggagaaggagaggaatgAGGTGGAACGCAGGGCAGCAGAGATACTCCTCTTGCTGGGACACCTTAACGCCACCAACACATCTCTGGTGGACTGTCGGCAGGAAGTG GTTGTCCTGAACGGGAATGTCAGCATCATGCAGCAGAAGGtggagcagctccagcagacggAGGCGAACCTTACGGCCCAGCTCAGCCAGCAGGAAG aacTCATCGCGTCCCTGCAGAACAACGTGACTCAGTCGTTCTATCAAACAGAGGCGTGTCGAAAGATGCAGGACGCTGCTCAGAGTAACATGATGGCAGCCCAGAGTCAGACCAGAGCCTGCGAGGTCGAgcagcagcacctgaacagACAGCT tctgaagtgtAAAAGTTTGACTCCTGAAATGCCACAAGAGAAAACGGCTGCCCCCTCCTCACACTGCATCCCCCCAAAAACAGGCTCTGCCCCCCCGCCCCTCGCCTCTctccctgctgtgctgctgctcatctgtgGCGCCCTTCATCTGATAACCT ga
- the LOC115042636 gene encoding uncharacterized protein LOC115042636 isoform X2, whose amino-acid sequence MWEQNKKALEEKVEKERNEVERRAAEILLLLGHLNATNTSLVDCRQEVVVLNGNVSIMQQKVEQLQQTEANLTAQLSQQEELIASLQNNVTQSFYQTEACRKMQDAAQSNMMAAQSQTRACEVEQQHLNRQLLKCKSLTPEMPQEKTAAPSSHCIPPKTGSAPPPLASLPAVLLLICGALHLIT is encoded by the exons ATGTGGGAACAGAATAAGAAGGccctggaggagaaggtggagaaggagaggaatgAGGTGGAACGCAGGGCAGCAGAGATACTCCTCTTGCTGGGACACCTTAACGCCACCAACACATCTCTGGTGGACTGTCGGCAGGAAGTG GTTGTCCTGAACGGGAATGTCAGCATCATGCAGCAGAAGGtggagcagctccagcagacggAGGCGAACCTTACGGCCCAGCTCAGCCAGCAGGAAG aacTCATCGCGTCCCTGCAGAACAACGTGACTCAGTCGTTCTATCAAACAGAGGCGTGTCGAAAGATGCAGGACGCTGCTCAGAGTAACATGATGGCAGCCCAGAGTCAGACCAGAGCCTGCGAGGTCGAgcagcagcacctgaacagACAGCT tctgaagtgtAAAAGTTTGACTCCTGAAATGCCACAAGAGAAAACGGCTGCCCCCTCCTCACACTGCATCCCCCCAAAAACAGGCTCTGCCCCCCCGCCCCTCGCCTCTctccctgctgtgctgctgctcatctgtgGCGCCCTTCATCTGATAACCT ga